A genome region from Brassica oleracea var. oleracea cultivar TO1000 chromosome C2, BOL, whole genome shotgun sequence includes the following:
- the LOC106325928 gene encoding protein STAY-GREEN 1, chloroplastic-like isoform X1 encodes MNLVVVHVFYMSIDIIFLVGNTQRNSLDAKIWHQVTYNFCFMIVSLHFRERERERGGLMANLLFPANLKTYFLDKQGSSLLFPNTLRSKRKNQSFIPVARLFGQAIFEASKLNVLFLGVDEKKHPSKLPRTYTLTHSDITAKLTLAISHSINISQLQGWANRLYRDEVVAEWKKVKSKMSLHVHCHISGGHLLLDFIAELRYFIFCKELPVVLKAFVHGDEALLNNYPELQNALVWIYFHSNIPEYNKVECWGSLREATSPDGCRTLTCESIPERPCVNECSCCFPAVSMIPWTHYHGTSHGGADENVALVGRNDVTKYIYNRKRNK; translated from the exons ATGAATTTAGTAGTTGTACACGTGTTTTATATGTCAATTGATATAATATTTTTGGTCGGCAACACACAAAGAAATAGTTTAGATGCTAAGATTTGGCATCAAGTAACATATAATTTTTGTTTTATGATAGTCTCTCTACATTTCAGAGAACGAGAGAGAGAGAGAGGTGGTTTGATGGCGAATCTTTTGTTCCCGGCAAACCTGAAAACGTATTTTTTAGATAAACAAGGAAGCAGCCTACTCTTTCCCAATACTTTAAGATCCAAGAGAAAGAACCAATCTTTTATTCCT GTTGCAAGATTATTTGGACAGGCGATCTTCGAAGCTTCTAAATTGAATGTATTGTTCTTAGGAGTTGATGAGAAGAAACATCCATCAAAGCTCCCAAGAACTTACACTCTCACTCATAGTGACATCACCGCTAAATTAACTTTAGCAATTTCTCACTCTATTAATATTTCTCAG TTGCAGGGATGGGCAAATAGATTGTACCGGGACGAAGTAGTTGCCGAGTGGAAGAAGGTAAAAAGTAAAATGTCGCTTCACGTTCATTGCCATATAAGTGGCGGACATTTACTTTTGGATTTCATTGCAGAGCTTCGATACTTCATATTTTGCAAAGAATTACCTGTG GTGTTGAAGGCATTCGTACATGGAGATGAGGCTTTGTTAAACAATTACCCTGAGCTACAAAATGCTCTTGTTTGGATTTATTTCCATTCCAACATCCCTGAGTATAACAAGGTAGAATGTTGGGGGTCGCTACGGGAGGCGACTTCACCGGATGGTTGTAGAACTCTAACATGTGAAAGCATTCCGGAACGGCCTTGTGTTAATGAGTGTAGCTGTTGTTTTCCTGCGGTCAGCATGATCCCTTGGACTCACTATCATGGCACCAGCCACGGTGGTGCCGACGAGAATGTAGCCCTAGTCGGAAGGAATGATGTCACTAAGTATATTTATAATCGTAAAAGAAACAAGTAA
- the LOC106325928 gene encoding protein STAY-GREEN 1, chloroplastic-like isoform X2 translates to MNLVVVHVFYMSIDIIFLVGNTQRNSLDAKIWHQVTYNFCFMIVSLHFRERERERGGLMANLLFPANLKTYFLDKQGSSLLFPNTLRSKRKNQSFIPVARLFGQAIFEASKLNVLFLGVDEKKHPSKLPRTYTLTHSDITAKLTLAISHSINISQLQGWANRLYRDEVVAEWKKSFDTSYFAKNYLWC, encoded by the exons ATGAATTTAGTAGTTGTACACGTGTTTTATATGTCAATTGATATAATATTTTTGGTCGGCAACACACAAAGAAATAGTTTAGATGCTAAGATTTGGCATCAAGTAACATATAATTTTTGTTTTATGATAGTCTCTCTACATTTCAGAGAACGAGAGAGAGAGAGAGGTGGTTTGATGGCGAATCTTTTGTTCCCGGCAAACCTGAAAACGTATTTTTTAGATAAACAAGGAAGCAGCCTACTCTTTCCCAATACTTTAAGATCCAAGAGAAAGAACCAATCTTTTATTCCT GTTGCAAGATTATTTGGACAGGCGATCTTCGAAGCTTCTAAATTGAATGTATTGTTCTTAGGAGTTGATGAGAAGAAACATCCATCAAAGCTCCCAAGAACTTACACTCTCACTCATAGTGACATCACCGCTAAATTAACTTTAGCAATTTCTCACTCTATTAATATTTCTCAG TTGCAGGGATGGGCAAATAGATTGTACCGGGACGAAGTAGTTGCCGAGTGGAAGAAG AGCTTCGATACTTCATATTTTGCAAAGAATTACCTGTG GTGTTGA